DNA from Streptomyces sp. NBC_01476:
ACGCTCCCCTGACGGCCCACAGCAAGATCGCTGAATTGAACTTAGGTAAGGCTAGCCTTACTTTCTCTGAATGCAAACCCCTGCCGCACATTTCGCAGCCGGCCGGTGGGGTCTTGCCCGGGCGCGCTGCCTGCGGGGACGTGCCGAAGGGAGCGCGGCGGGGCCGTGCTCCGGGGCCGACCGCACCCGGTGTTCGGAGACCCGGTCGCGGACGCGGAACGGCAACTCGGCTTCCCCGCAAGAGAGTTCGGCGGCGCTGCGGCAGGCGGCGGGAAAGCGCCCCGCGGGTGACTTCCCGCACCGACCCGAAGGCGGCGCGGGCGCGCCCGGTGGCTTTCGTTCAGTCCAGCGGCGGCTGGTCGAACGCGGAGATCAGGGCACCGACGTCGCGGCGCCGGGAGGTGGCCGGCCATACCGCCCAGGTGCGGCGCACCAGCGGGTGGCCGGTGAGCGGCGACCACACCACGCTGTCGGGGATGGACTGCGACCAGTGCGGGGGTGCCAGCGCGAAGGCCTGCCCCGCGCTGACGGCCGCGAGCTTCACCTCGGCGATCAGCGCCTGCCCTTCGGGCGCGTCGGGGCCGAGATCCAGACCGTGGCTGCGCAGGATCGCCGTCAGCTCGTCGTACCAGGCGGGGCTGCCCGCGCGGGGGAAGCCCAGCCACTCCAGACCGGCGAGCGCGTCCAGCGCGATGCCCTCGGGGCCCACGAGTTCCGCCGCCCGCTCCCTGGCCAGCAGGACGCCCAGCGCCTCCCTGACCACCAGCAGCGCGTCGAAGTCCTGCCCGGGCGGACGCTCCCGCAGCAGTCCCACATCGAGTTCGCCCTGCTGGAGCGCGGCCAGCTGGCTGGAGGTCGACAAGTGGCGCGCCTGCACCCGGGTGCCGGGGTCGGCCTCGGCCAGGCGGGCCAGCGCGGTGGTGAGCACCTCGGTGGGCAGCTCCAGCGGGATGCCGAGCCGCAGCACCCCGCCGCCCGCCGCCGCGTGACGGGCCATGGCGCGTACCGCCTGGTCGTGGCGGGCGACCAGGGCACGGGCCTCGCCGAGCAGTGTCGCCCCGGCGTCCGTCGGCCGTACGCCGGTGCTGCTGCGGACCAGGAGCTTCACGCCGAGCTGGCGCTCCAGCCCGCCGACGGTCTGGGAGAGCGCCGGCTGGCTGATGTGCAGGCGGCGGGCGGCGGCGGACAGCCCGCCCTCTTCGACCACCGCGATGAACGCCCGCATCTCCCGCATCTCCATGACCCCATCGCACCACGCCGCAGGCCCCGGGGCCACGCACTGCCAGAGGATCCGCTTATGGCGCCCCTCGGCCCGCTGTCTTGCCGGGGCCTTGGGGTTCAGGGCATCGGAGAGTTCCCTGGTGAGAGAGCACCACCCGATCGTTTCGAGGAGTCCTTCACATGAACACCCAGCCCGCGTACTTCACCGCGTTCGAGAACCTGGCGATGGAGCGGACGCCCTCCGGAGTCCTCACGGTGCGTTTCCACACCGGCGACGGCCCGGCGACCTTCACCGGCCGGCTGCACACCGACTTCCCCCGCGCCCTGTACGAGATCGGTGAGGACCGCGGCAACCGCGTGCTGGTCCTGACCGGAACCGGCGACCGGTTCATGACGGACATCGACGGCGCCAGCCTCGGCGACATCACCAGGCCCGCTGAGTGGGACCGCACCATTTCCGAAGGCCG
Protein-coding regions in this window:
- a CDS encoding LysR family transcriptional regulator, whose translation is MEMREMRAFIAVVEEGGLSAAARRLHISQPALSQTVGGLERQLGVKLLVRSSTGVRPTDAGATLLGEARALVARHDQAVRAMARHAAAGGGVLRLGIPLELPTEVLTTALARLAEADPGTRVQARHLSTSSQLAALQQGELDVGLLRERPPGQDFDALLVVREALGVLLARERAAELVGPEGIALDALAGLEWLGFPRAGSPAWYDELTAILRSHGLDLGPDAPEGQALIAEVKLAAVSAGQAFALAPPHWSQSIPDSVVWSPLTGHPLVRRTWAVWPATSRRRDVGALISAFDQPPLD